From Halotia branconii CENA392, the proteins below share one genomic window:
- a CDS encoding VOC family protein, which produces MQILKVLTRVYLNPTDLDDAIAFYENLFTESCWLWFQYSEAGLELAGVGSILLIAGSAEALSPFENTKATFLVDSLNDFREALTQQGAVILAEPDKVPTGSNMRAIHPDGTIIEYIEFG; this is translated from the coding sequence ATGCAAATTCTGAAAGTTCTCACAAGAGTTTATCTTAATCCCACAGATTTAGATGATGCGATCGCTTTTTATGAAAACCTCTTTACAGAAAGTTGCTGGTTGTGGTTTCAATATTCCGAGGCTGGATTAGAACTCGCTGGTGTAGGTTCTATACTGTTAATTGCTGGTTCTGCTGAAGCACTCTCTCCCTTTGAGAATACAAAGGCTACATTCTTGGTTGATTCACTAAATGATTTTCGTGAGGCGTTGACTCAGCAAGGTGCAGTGATTTTAGCAGAACCGGATAAAGTTCCCACTGGTAGCAATATGCGAGCGATACATCCTGATGGAACAATTATTGAATACATTGAATTTGGTTGA
- a CDS encoding ATP-grasp domain-containing protein → MAQSISLPSSTTESVSTETKIAAIIQNIGTLVLLLLALPINAAIVVISLLWDIILRPFQRSTQAANPKNILISGGKMTKALQLARSFHAAGHRVILLETDKYWLSGHQFSQAVDKFYTVPAPQKNSESYIQALENIIKQENIDVYVPVTSPVGSYYDSLAKPVLSQYCEVFHFDADVTQMLDDKFALAQKARSLGLSVPKSFKITSAEQVLNFDFSGESRKYILKSIAYDSVRRLDLTKLPCATPEETAAFVKSLPISPEKPWIMQEFIPGKEFCTHSTVRDGELRLHCCCESSAFQVNYENVENSQIREWVRHFVKELKLTGQISFDFIVSEEGTAYVIECNPRTHSAITTFYNHPEVAAAYLGNELTVEPLQPLVTSKPTYWTYHEVWRLTSIRSFSQLKTWMQNIWRGTDAIYQLDDPLPFLMVHHWQIPLLLLNNLRRLKGWTRIDFNIGKLVELGGD, encoded by the coding sequence ATGGCACAATCTATTTCTCTTCCCTCATCGACTACAGAGTCTGTTTCTACAGAGACAAAAATAGCCGCAATTATCCAAAATATCGGTACTTTGGTGCTGCTGTTGCTAGCATTGCCAATTAATGCCGCCATCGTTGTCATATCTTTGTTGTGGGATATTATTTTGCGTCCTTTTCAGCGTTCAACTCAGGCCGCAAACCCTAAAAATATTCTCATTAGTGGCGGTAAAATGACCAAAGCTTTACAACTAGCTAGGTCATTCCACGCCGCCGGACACAGAGTCATTCTGTTGGAAACTGATAAATATTGGCTATCTGGTCATCAATTTTCCCAAGCGGTAGATAAATTTTATACAGTTCCTGCTCCCCAGAAAAACTCAGAAAGTTATATTCAGGCGCTAGAAAACATCATCAAACAAGAAAATATCGATGTTTATGTTCCTGTAACCAGCCCAGTCGGGAGTTATTACGACTCTTTAGCTAAACCAGTGTTATCGCAATACTGCGAAGTATTTCACTTTGACGCAGATGTCACCCAAATGTTGGATGATAAGTTTGCGTTAGCCCAAAAAGCGCGATCGCTTGGTTTATCAGTACCGAAATCCTTTAAAATTACTTCTGCTGAACAAGTCCTAAATTTTGACTTTTCAGGAGAATCTCGCAAGTACATCCTCAAAAGCATTGCTTACGATTCAGTGCGGCGTTTAGACTTAACCAAACTTCCCTGCGCCACCCCTGAAGAAACAGCAGCCTTTGTCAAAAGTTTACCAATTAGTCCTGAAAAGCCGTGGATTATGCAAGAATTTATCCCCGGTAAGGAATTTTGCACCCATAGCACCGTCCGGGATGGTGAATTGCGATTGCATTGTTGCTGTGAATCTTCAGCATTTCAAGTCAACTACGAAAATGTGGAAAATTCCCAAATTAGGGAATGGGTGCGGCATTTTGTCAAGGAACTGAAACTTACAGGCCAAATTTCCTTTGATTTTATTGTCAGCGAGGAGGGTACAGCTTACGTGATTGAGTGTAATCCCCGTACTCACTCAGCAATTACTACCTTTTACAATCATCCCGAAGTCGCAGCAGCTTACTTGGGGAATGAATTAACGGTTGAACCTTTACAGCCATTGGTGACAAGCAAGCCTACCTATTGGACTTATCACGAAGTTTGGCGTTTAACTAGTATCCGTTCTTTCAGCCAATTGAAAACATGGATGCAGAATATTTGGCGCGGGACTGATGCAATTTACCAACTAGATGATCCTTTACCGTTTTTAATGGTACATCACTGGCAAATTCCTTTACTGTTGCTGAATAATCTACGCCGTCTCAAAGGCTGGACAAGGATAGACTTCAATATCGGTAAGTTGGTGGAATTGGGAGGAGATTAA
- a CDS encoding DUF2330 domain-containing protein produces MNRFKLVIPLLLVLVAVLCFAPAAWAFCGFYVAKADTKLYNQASQVIIARDGDRTVLTMANDFQGEVKDFAMVVPVPTVLQKEQVHVAESKIIERLDAFSAPRLVEYFDSDPCAVDDRVFEAAPAPRSAASNQLESKISDRSLGVTVEARFNVGEYDIVILSAKESGGLETWLNRNGYKIPRGAKQLLKPYIRSSMKFFVAKVNLDKFEKSGYQLLRPLQISYQSPKFMLPIRLGMINATKEQDLLVYILSPQGQAEITNYRTVKIPSNTNIPVFVKDEFGEFYKSMFQTVYTKEDKKVAFLEYAWDMSSCDPCSAEPLTSEELKQAGVFWLDGNSTRSIPASPGFGRPFPVNNNVFITRLHIRYTRDKFPEDPMFQQTSNRESFQGRYILQHPFTGELKCQAGREYKRSLPKRFEQEAQTLAKLTNWNIQEIRQKMRLNGSNLTNSWWNNFLAWLGL; encoded by the coding sequence ATGAACCGTTTTAAATTGGTAATTCCATTATTGCTGGTTTTGGTTGCTGTGTTGTGCTTTGCACCTGCGGCTTGGGCGTTCTGTGGATTTTATGTTGCCAAGGCTGATACCAAACTTTATAACCAAGCTTCTCAGGTAATAATTGCGCGAGATGGCGATCGCACTGTTTTGACGATGGCAAACGACTTTCAAGGAGAAGTCAAAGATTTTGCAATGGTAGTACCTGTGCCGACAGTATTACAAAAAGAGCAAGTCCATGTCGCTGAATCCAAAATTATCGAACGTTTAGATGCTTTTAGTGCGCCGCGATTAGTAGAATATTTCGACTCTGACCCTTGTGCTGTAGACGATAGAGTATTTGAAGCCGCACCTGCACCGAGATCAGCAGCCAGTAATCAATTAGAGAGTAAAATAAGCGATCGCAGTTTGGGTGTCACAGTCGAAGCGCGTTTCAATGTTGGCGAATATGACATTGTGATCTTAAGTGCGAAAGAATCTGGTGGACTGGAAACTTGGCTCAACCGTAATGGTTACAAAATTCCTAGAGGAGCCAAACAGTTACTTAAACCTTATATTCGTTCTTCAATGAAATTCTTTGTGGCTAAAGTTAACTTAGATAAATTCGAGAAATCTGGCTATCAATTGCTGCGTCCACTACAAATTTCCTATCAGTCACCCAAGTTCATGTTACCGATTCGTTTGGGCATGATCAACGCTACCAAAGAACAAGACTTGCTTGTCTACATTCTCTCGCCTCAAGGACAAGCAGAAATCACCAACTACCGGACAGTTAAAATCCCGTCAAATACCAATATCCCAGTGTTTGTCAAAGATGAGTTTGGCGAGTTTTACAAATCGATGTTTCAAACTGTCTACACCAAAGAAGATAAAAAAGTTGCTTTTTTGGAATATGCCTGGGATATGAGTAGTTGCGATCCTTGTTCTGCGGAACCGTTGACTTCAGAGGAACTCAAGCAAGCAGGTGTATTTTGGCTGGATGGTAATTCTACAAGGAGTATACCGGCATCTCCTGGCTTTGGTCGTCCATTTCCGGTGAATAATAATGTCTTCATCACTCGATTGCATATCCGCTATACCCGCGATAAGTTCCCAGAAGACCCCATGTTTCAACAAACTTCCAACCGCGAGTCTTTCCAAGGACGTTATATTTTGCAACATCCTTTTACAGGTGAACTCAAGTGTCAAGCAGGTAGAGAATACAAACGATCTTTACCCAAGCGTTTTGAGCAAGAAGCACAAACTTTGGCTAAGTTAACCAATTGGAATATCCAGGAAATTCGCCAAAAAATGCGATTAAATGGAAGCAATCTGACAAATTCTTGGTGGAATAATTTTTTAGCTTGGCTAGGATTGTAA
- a CDS encoding RnfABCDGE type electron transport complex subunit D, protein MLFKDIRDYQILFLGLFLVLGIGTRDWTLRSPLIAVAIATCLFTQWILSLVVSKEPKIGQFTSLRSALITALGLSLLLRADHWTTMVLAGISAIASKFLFQVGDKHFFNPANFGIISALVLAPDAWVSPGQWGEEWWYGLLFAGTGGMILQRVGRWDTTAAFLGAYSLLEAIRNLWLGWTWDVYCHRLMSGSLLLFALFMVTDPRSIPNARLGRIIWAVCIAIVTFILRNYFFISTAVFWALFVLAPLTILIDVLWSAPQFSWLKQEAGGQRTNKLNLKIEV, encoded by the coding sequence ATGTTGTTTAAAGATATACGAGATTATCAAATTCTATTCCTCGGCTTGTTTCTGGTCTTAGGAATTGGTACAAGAGACTGGACACTACGATCGCCATTAATTGCAGTAGCGATCGCCACTTGTTTATTTACACAGTGGATATTGTCATTAGTCGTTAGTAAAGAACCAAAAATAGGACAGTTCACAAGTCTTCGCAGCGCTTTGATTACCGCATTGGGACTCAGTTTACTATTGCGGGCTGACCATTGGACAACAATGGTTTTGGCAGGAATAAGTGCGATCGCGAGTAAATTTCTTTTTCAAGTCGGTGATAAGCATTTCTTTAACCCTGCTAACTTTGGCATCATTTCCGCCTTGGTTCTAGCACCCGATGCTTGGGTTTCGCCGGGACAATGGGGTGAAGAATGGTGGTACGGGCTGTTATTTGCTGGGACTGGTGGCATGATTTTACAGCGAGTAGGACGCTGGGACACCACGGCAGCTTTTTTAGGCGCGTATTCTTTACTAGAAGCAATTCGTAATCTTTGGCTGGGTTGGACTTGGGATGTTTACTGCCATCGGTTGATGAGTGGTTCTTTGCTGCTGTTTGCTTTGTTTATGGTTACAGATCCCCGTTCAATTCCCAACGCCCGCCTTGGGCGTATTATTTGGGCTGTATGTATCGCCATTGTGACTTTTATCCTGCGGAATTATTTCTTTATTTCCACCGCAGTTTTTTGGGCATTATTTGTCCTTGCACCATTAACCATCCTGATAGATGTTTTGTGGTCAGCTCCGCAATTTTCTTGGCTAAAGCAAGAGGCAGGGGGGCAGAGGACAAACAAGCTTAACTTAAAAATCGAGGTATAA
- a CDS encoding O-methyltransferase translates to MSSTIAKPTARPVTPLGILARKLETIVQELNQHPDLPESLVTQIKQAWRLAAGLDPYLEECTTQESAALAALSEKTAIEAWGEHFTQGSTVRPLEQEMLSGHIEGQTLKMFVHMIKAKKILEIGMFTGYSALAMAEALPHDGLLVACEVDPFAAQVAQAAFKESPDGGKIRVELGSALETLKKLAEAKESFDLVFIDADKKEYVAYFQMLLDSNLLAPTGFICVDNTLLQGEVYLPTSERTVNGEAIAQFNRTVALDTRVEQVLLPLRDGLTIIRRR, encoded by the coding sequence ATGTCTAGTACGATTGCCAAGCCGACAGCTAGACCTGTCACACCCCTGGGAATTTTAGCCAGAAAGCTAGAAACTATTGTTCAAGAGCTTAACCAACATCCAGACTTACCTGAGTCTTTAGTGACTCAAATCAAGCAAGCATGGCGTTTAGCAGCAGGTTTAGACCCTTACTTAGAAGAATGCACCACTCAAGAATCTGCTGCTTTAGCTGCATTGTCTGAAAAAACAGCCATAGAAGCGTGGGGTGAACACTTTACCCAAGGTTCAACCGTACGCCCTCTAGAACAAGAAATGCTATCTGGTCATATAGAAGGACAAACTTTAAAAATGTTTGTTCACATGATCAAAGCAAAAAAAATTCTAGAAATCGGCATGTTTACTGGTTATTCAGCCTTAGCAATGGCCGAAGCATTACCACATGATGGCTTACTAGTTGCTTGTGAGGTTGATCCTTTTGCAGCCCAAGTTGCTCAAGCGGCTTTTAAAGAATCTCCTGATGGTGGTAAAATTCGTGTAGAACTAGGTTCAGCTTTAGAAACTCTGAAAAAGTTGGCAGAGGCTAAAGAATCATTTGATTTGGTGTTTATTGATGCCGATAAAAAAGAGTACGTAGCCTATTTTCAGATGCTGTTGGATAGTAATTTGTTAGCACCAACAGGCTTTATCTGCGTCGATAACACACTCTTACAAGGAGAAGTCTATTTACCGACATCAGAACGCACCGTCAACGGCGAAGCGATCGCTCAATTTAATCGCACTGTAGCCCTTGATACACGGGTAGAACAAGTTTTATTGCCACTGCGCGATGGTTTGACTATTATTCGTAGACGATAA
- a CDS encoding ATP-binding protein — protein sequence MRPASISSVVFRLYPFFNKLYISKGTGLGLSISYKIFTEKHQGKLQCVSSLGEGTEFIITILLYQSHK from the coding sequence ATTAGACCCGCCTCTATTTCCAGCGTGGTTTTCAGGCTTTATCCTTTCTTCAATAAGCTGTATATAAGTAAAGGTACGGGTTTAGGTTTATCTATTAGTTATAAGATTTTTACTGAAAAACATCAGGGCAAATTGCAGTGTGTTTCTTCCCTTGGTGAAGGCACAGAATTTATAATTACCATTCTCTTATATCAATCTCATAAATAG
- a CDS encoding sedoheptulose 7-phosphate cyclase, with protein MSIVQAEFKANETSFHVKGYEKIEYDLVYVDGIFDIKNQELADTYRNFGRCLAVVDAKVNRFYSQQIEEYFRYYNIDLTLFPITITEPNKTIQTFEKVIDAFADFKLVRKEPVLVVGGGLITDVVGFACSTYRRSSNYIRIPTTLIGLIDASVAIKVAVNHKKLKNRLGAYHASQKVFLDFSFLRTLPTDQVRNGMAELVKIAVVGHKEVFELLEKYGEELLLTHFGNIDATPEIKEIAHQVTYKAIKKMLELEVPNLHELDLDRVIAYGHSWSPTLELAPVVPMFHGHAVNIDMALSATIAASRDYITTQERDRILGLMSRIGLALDHPLLDEELLWRATESISLTRDGLQRAAMPKPIGSCAFANDLTREELAAVLLEHKELCTNYPRGGEGVDMYPVNYQTELVGSTK; from the coding sequence ATGAGCATCGTCCAAGCAGAATTTAAAGCTAATGAAACCAGCTTTCACGTCAAGGGATACGAAAAGATTGAGTACGACTTAGTTTATGTAGATGGAATTTTTGATATTAAAAATCAAGAACTTGCTGACACCTACAGAAATTTTGGACGTTGTTTAGCTGTTGTAGATGCTAAAGTTAACCGCTTCTACAGTCAGCAAATTGAAGAATATTTCCGGTACTACAACATTGACTTGACGCTTTTCCCGATTACGATTACCGAACCCAACAAGACCATTCAAACTTTTGAGAAAGTTATAGATGCATTTGCAGACTTCAAATTAGTTCGCAAAGAACCAGTCTTAGTAGTGGGTGGCGGTCTAATTACAGATGTTGTCGGTTTTGCTTGCTCTACTTACCGTCGCAGTAGCAATTACATTCGTATCCCTACAACTTTGATTGGTTTGATTGATGCTAGTGTTGCCATTAAGGTAGCGGTTAACCATAAAAAGTTGAAAAACCGCTTGGGTGCTTATCATGCTTCGCAAAAAGTTTTCTTAGACTTTTCCTTCCTTCGTACTTTACCAACAGACCAAGTGCGTAACGGTATGGCGGAATTGGTGAAAATCGCCGTCGTTGGTCATAAAGAAGTGTTTGAGTTGTTGGAAAAATACGGGGAAGAATTGCTTCTTACCCATTTCGGCAATATTGATGCTACTCCAGAGATCAAAGAAATAGCTCATCAGGTGACTTACAAAGCCATCAAAAAGATGTTGGAGTTAGAAGTACCCAATCTCCATGAGTTAGACCTAGATAGAGTGATTGCTTATGGACATAGCTGGAGTCCGACATTAGAACTTGCACCTGTTGTGCCGATGTTCCACGGACATGCAGTCAACATCGATATGGCCTTATCTGCAACGATCGCCGCATCTAGAGACTATATCACCACCCAAGAGCGCGATCGCATATTAGGATTGATGAGTCGTATTGGTCTAGCTTTAGATCATCCTTTGTTAGATGAAGAGCTTTTATGGCGGGCGACTGAATCTATCAGCCTGACTCGTGATGGTTTGCAAAGAGCCGCCATGCCAAAACCCATCGGTAGTTGCGCCTTTGCTAATGACTTGACCCGTGAAGAATTAGCAGCAGTTTTGCTGGAACACAAAGAACTCTGCACGAACTATCCCCGTGGTGGCGAGGGTGTAGATATGTACCCTGTAAACTATCAAACAGAATTAGTCGGGAGTACAAAATAA